One window from the genome of Deltaproteobacteria bacterium encodes:
- a CDS encoding helix-turn-helix transcriptional regulator: MPKRKHAELTNWARPAELRKAAGFTQEELAAEIGVSRPHTPPPPFSFRRFVLS, encoded by the coding sequence ATGCCCAAACGGAAGCACGCGGAGTTGACGAACTGGGCGCGACCGGCGGAGTTGCGCAAGGCCGCCGGCTTCACCCAGGAGGAGCTGGCCGCCGAGATCGGTGTGTCCCGTCCGCACACTCCTCCACCGCCGTTTTCGTTTCGCCGTTTCGTGCTGTCGTGA
- a CDS encoding site-specific DNA-methyltransferase, giving the protein MERTVHRLINGDARELAHLGDASVHLVVTSPPYWNLKRYNENPDQLGHIQDYEAFLFELEKVWRHVYRILVPGGRLVCVVGDVCVARRDFGRHLVFPLHADICVICRRIGFDNLNPIIWHKIANASYEVENGPKFLGKPYEPNAIIKNDMEFILMQRKPGGYRKPSNRQRDASRIEKGAFDRWFQQIWNVTGASTKQHPAPFPLELATRLVRMFSFTEDTVLDPFCGSGTTMVAALRTGRNSIGIEIDPEYCRLAARYLKAETADLFATAELRFEKAPTETTALVKEDHALYEVRPAKKKLE; this is encoded by the coding sequence ATGGAGAGAACGGTTCACAGATTGATAAACGGCGACGCGCGAGAACTTGCCCACCTGGGCGACGCTTCGGTTCATCTTGTCGTCACGTCGCCCCCCTATTGGAATCTGAAACGATATAACGAAAACCCGGACCAACTCGGCCATATTCAGGATTATGAGGCGTTTCTCTTTGAGCTGGAGAAAGTCTGGCGGCATGTTTACCGAATCCTGGTTCCCGGAGGGCGGCTGGTTTGCGTGGTCGGCGATGTCTGCGTCGCACGTCGTGATTTTGGACGTCATCTTGTGTTTCCCTTGCACGCCGACATTTGCGTCATCTGCCGAAGGATCGGCTTCGACAACCTGAACCCCATCATCTGGCACAAGATCGCCAACGCTTCCTACGAGGTCGAAAACGGACCGAAGTTTTTGGGCAAGCCCTACGAGCCAAACGCCATCATCAAGAACGACATGGAGTTCATCCTGATGCAGCGAAAGCCGGGCGGCTACCGGAAGCCGAGCAATCGGCAGCGCGACGCGAGCCGGATCGAAAAGGGCGCCTTCGACCGCTGGTTTCAGCAGATCTGGAACGTGACGGGAGCATCGACGAAGCAACACCCCGCTCCGTTCCCGTTGGAACTGGCCACCCGCCTTGTGCGCATGTTCTCCTTCACCGAGGACACCGTTCTGGACCCTTTCTGCGGATCGGGCACGACGATGGTCGCGGCGCTGCGGACCGGACGAAACAGCATCGGGATCGAGATCGATCCGGAATACTGCCGCCTAGCTGCCCGGTATCTCAAAGCAGAGACGGCAGACCTGTTTGCGACGGCGGAGCTTCGGTTTGAGAAAGCACCCACGGAAACCACCGCCCTGGT